The following are encoded together in the Halopseudomonas salegens genome:
- a CDS encoding ABC transporter ATP-binding protein: MWDFEPGRALGLMFKTMPFILFRLGIYLGAALAYMVMTGVGAGVGYGIGSLGSEGFRAGSTFWGGLIGFGIVGAVMYWLREYLLYVVKAGHLAVLVELMEGKELPAGKGQINYASTVVKERFAQASVLFAVDQLIKGVLRAIVGLTRSVFRMLPIPGGQNLLRILQAFLKVAVGFIDEVILAYCIKTRSTNAWASSREALVLYGQNYKSMLKNAAWITLMIYLLYFLVFLVMLAPAALIAYLMPGGWSAAGVVFAFLLAWSIKAGVLEPFAITCLMQAYFKAIEGQEPNPEWDAKLDGMSAKFRKLKDKAGESLGKATGTATQPAPEPAVTAGDPPPGN, encoded by the coding sequence TCGAGCCTGGCCGTGCTCTCGGCCTGATGTTTAAAACCATGCCATTCATTCTGTTTCGTCTTGGCATATACCTGGGCGCCGCCCTCGCTTACATGGTAATGACCGGTGTCGGTGCCGGTGTCGGCTATGGGATCGGCAGCCTGGGCAGTGAAGGCTTTCGTGCCGGCAGCACTTTCTGGGGTGGCTTAATCGGCTTTGGTATTGTCGGCGCCGTCATGTATTGGCTGCGCGAGTACCTGCTCTATGTCGTCAAAGCCGGCCATCTGGCCGTCCTGGTCGAGCTAATGGAAGGAAAAGAGTTACCCGCTGGCAAGGGGCAAATAAACTATGCCAGTACCGTGGTCAAGGAACGCTTTGCCCAGGCCAGTGTTCTGTTTGCAGTCGATCAGTTGATCAAGGGGGTACTCAGAGCCATTGTAGGTTTGACCCGGTCAGTTTTCCGTATGTTGCCAATCCCTGGCGGGCAAAACCTGTTGCGCATACTGCAAGCCTTTCTCAAGGTAGCGGTCGGCTTTATCGACGAAGTGATTCTCGCCTATTGCATCAAGACTCGCTCCACCAATGCCTGGGCCTCTTCCCGTGAAGCCCTGGTTCTTTATGGCCAGAATTACAAATCCATGCTGAAAAATGCCGCATGGATCACCCTCATGATCTATCTGCTCTATTTTCTGGTCTTTCTGGTCATGCTCGCGCCGGCAGCCCTGATTGCCTACCTGATGCCCGGCGGCTGGTCCGCTGCAGGCGTCGTATTTGCGTTCCTGCTGGCATGGAGCATCAAGGCTGGCGTTCTTGAACCCTTTGCAATTACCTGCCTGATGCAAGCCTACTTCAAGGCCATTGAAGGCCAGGAACCCAACCCGGAATGGGATGCCAAGCTGGATGGAATGTCCGCCAAGTTCCGCAAGCTCAAGGACAAGGCCGGAGAGTCACTGGGCAAGGCCACAGGTACCGCAACCCAGCCAGCGCCTGAGCCGGCGGTAACCGCTGGAGATCCACCACCTGGCAACTGA
- a CDS encoding DUF4153 domain-containing protein — translation MEDSRLHTLDRATSLGLIIIAVMQGYALYALHLAIDHEHWLAADQRWLKALYTLTIGLPAFYLISIVQLRGRINLLPLLLAPLLFWLGWHLGWVEQMPETTRQRHQFTFAFCMAAGVALFILALFFRSGAANGTWPTAYQPLLGYSWEHALTLAQLGLFVGVFWALLWLWAALFDAIGLGFFKSLFQEPAFIYPVSWLVIGLGLVMIRNRFRFIANVRLMCEALIKALLPLVALIILLFFAVLPWTGLQPIWDTGKAAQMLMALMLTLLLFFNAVFHQPRDKPPYPAWLRGPILLAVVLLPLGSLLAAWALWLRIDQYGLTLDRLWAAVLQILTAAFTFSYSLILLWRRHTALPSLQRANLWLALLVAVVLVLINTPLADMRHWAAQHQVKRLMDGRTTVDDFDYAYIRFQLGQPGDIALRALADSEFAETKPDLTRRIERVLEQTNRWSQDAVVDTDSLSEVALQFNVSPDDAVLPESLLALLIEQKSPCLSRIKPCRALRIDNEPRFQWLIEVHHGYQTLAYTEQNTGWQPTGSLERLGAIQARHTDDCEKVMPELDLQRIPGPLTIYQSGPCLYSLRPNLEAGRHQLSSPP, via the coding sequence ATGGAAGATAGCCGCCTGCACACCCTGGACCGGGCAACCAGCCTTGGTCTTATCATCATCGCCGTCATGCAAGGCTATGCGCTGTATGCCCTGCACCTGGCCATCGACCACGAGCACTGGCTGGCCGCCGACCAGCGCTGGCTCAAGGCGTTATACACCCTGACAATTGGTCTGCCGGCCTTCTACCTGATCAGCATTGTGCAACTGCGTGGACGCATCAATTTGCTGCCTCTGCTATTGGCACCACTGCTCTTCTGGCTCGGCTGGCATCTTGGCTGGGTCGAACAGATGCCCGAAACAACGCGACAACGCCACCAGTTTACCTTCGCGTTCTGTATGGCTGCAGGGGTAGCCCTGTTCATCCTTGCGCTGTTCTTCCGCAGCGGCGCTGCCAACGGCACATGGCCGACGGCCTATCAGCCACTGCTGGGGTATTCATGGGAGCATGCCCTGACACTCGCCCAACTGGGCCTGTTCGTCGGTGTTTTCTGGGCGCTGCTGTGGCTCTGGGCCGCCCTGTTTGACGCGATTGGCCTGGGCTTTTTCAAATCGCTGTTTCAGGAACCGGCTTTTATTTATCCGGTTAGCTGGCTGGTCATCGGTTTGGGCCTGGTGATGATTCGCAACCGCTTCCGCTTCATCGCCAACGTACGCTTGATGTGCGAAGCGCTGATCAAGGCACTGCTGCCACTGGTAGCCCTGATCATTCTGCTGTTTTTTGCCGTACTCCCCTGGACCGGATTGCAGCCCATCTGGGATACCGGCAAGGCCGCGCAAATGCTGATGGCCCTGATGTTGACCCTTCTGCTGTTCTTCAATGCGGTCTTCCATCAGCCCCGTGACAAACCACCCTACCCGGCGTGGCTTCGCGGCCCGATCCTGCTTGCAGTGGTGCTGCTGCCGCTTGGCAGCCTGCTGGCTGCCTGGGCGCTCTGGCTGCGAATCGACCAATACGGGCTCACCCTGGACCGGCTCTGGGCCGCTGTGCTGCAAATTCTGACCGCAGCCTTTACCTTCAGTTACAGTCTGATTCTGCTCTGGCGCCGCCATACCGCCCTGCCCAGCCTGCAACGTGCCAATTTATGGTTGGCCTTGTTGGTGGCCGTTGTACTGGTCCTGATCAATACACCGCTGGCTGACATGCGCCACTGGGCCGCCCAGCACCAGGTCAAACGGTTGATGGACGGTCGTACCACAGTAGATGACTTTGACTACGCCTATATACGCTTTCAATTGGGCCAGCCAGGAGATATCGCCCTGCGCGCACTGGCTGACAGCGAGTTTGCCGAGACAAAACCTGATCTGACCCGACGTATCGAGCGTGTACTCGAACAAACCAATCGCTGGAGTCAGGACGCAGTCGTCGATACCGACAGCCTGAGCGAGGTGGCTCTGCAATTTAATGTCAGCCCCGACGACGCCGTACTCCCAGAGTCCTTGCTGGCACTGCTAATCGAGCAGAAATCACCCTGTCTGAGTCGGATCAAGCCTTGCAGGGCTCTGCGCATCGACAATGAACCCAGGTTCCAGTGGCTGATAGAAGTGCACCACGGCTATCAAACGCTGGCGTATACCGAGCAGAACACCGGCTGGCAGCCAACCGGCAGTCTGGAGCGTCTGGGAGCGATACAGGCGCGGCATACAGACGACTGTGAAAAAGTCATGCCTGAGCTCGACCTGCAGCGTATACCGGGGCCACTGACGATCTATCAGAGCGGTCCATGCCTGTACAGTCTGCGGCCAAACCTGGAAGCCGGCCGACACCAGCTTTCCAGCCCCCCCTAG
- a CDS encoding C13 family peptidase — protein MNADFMRPLRIALPLIAVVLLTACDAPPLLSPDARLPDGSTYAGDIREGLFHGQGVQRFASGLTYRGEFRDGYWHGQGELESPAGWRYEGEFEKGQMAGQGVYEDDDSRYEGAFQNDDFNGHGRYDVPGGVYIAEFADGVPVKGQHVTDFGTYEGEFHQWAYHGEGTFSYTDGLETTESLSGTWEYGELVDREEYVAEDLPAPLTEQILVENHQRLNQQIESLAAERSGETDVYFLAVGGDGTESVFMRDIQVATNGLQTQFDLENRSIMLLNHRAYKNFPLATRPSIASALKALDEQMNPEEDLLVVHLVSHGGSDGQLLLRQPGIDLPNLSPQDFAKMLEPLDARRKVLVVSACYAGHWPNELKDNDTLILASAREDRTSFGCGDDSEMTWFTKALYQSVGLSFTDPDAMFKQVSTQIRAWEEEIGMKKESWSYPQFHLGDDLRQWLKQTFPREG, from the coding sequence ATGAATGCTGATTTTATGCGCCCCTTGCGTATTGCTCTGCCTCTGATCGCCGTGGTGTTGCTCACGGCTTGCGACGCCCCACCATTGCTGTCACCCGATGCACGCTTGCCTGATGGCAGCACGTATGCCGGCGATATTCGCGAAGGACTTTTCCATGGCCAGGGCGTTCAGCGCTTTGCCAGTGGTTTGACCTACCGCGGTGAGTTCCGCGATGGCTACTGGCATGGTCAGGGCGAGCTTGAGTCGCCTGCAGGCTGGCGCTATGAAGGTGAGTTCGAGAAAGGGCAGATGGCTGGGCAGGGCGTGTATGAAGATGATGACAGCCGTTATGAGGGCGCATTCCAGAATGATGACTTCAACGGTCATGGTCGTTACGACGTCCCAGGCGGAGTTTATATCGCCGAATTCGCCGACGGCGTTCCGGTAAAAGGGCAGCACGTTACCGACTTTGGTACTTATGAGGGTGAATTCCATCAGTGGGCTTACCATGGCGAGGGCACCTTTTCGTATACCGATGGGCTCGAGACTACGGAGAGCCTGTCAGGCACCTGGGAATATGGTGAATTGGTTGATCGCGAAGAATACGTCGCGGAAGACCTGCCAGCCCCTCTTACCGAGCAGATTCTGGTTGAGAACCACCAGCGTCTGAATCAGCAGATCGAAAGCCTGGCAGCGGAAAGATCGGGCGAGACAGATGTCTACTTCCTGGCTGTCGGCGGGGACGGCACAGAATCCGTATTCATGCGCGACATCCAGGTGGCCACCAATGGCTTGCAGACGCAGTTTGATCTGGAGAATCGTTCTATCATGCTGCTCAATCATCGAGCGTACAAAAACTTTCCCCTGGCTACCCGGCCGTCTATTGCATCAGCACTCAAGGCATTGGATGAGCAAATGAATCCGGAGGAAGACCTGCTGGTCGTTCACCTGGTCAGCCATGGCGGGAGTGACGGCCAGTTGTTGTTGCGTCAGCCCGGAATCGATCTGCCGAACCTGTCGCCCCAGGACTTTGCCAAGATGCTTGAGCCACTTGATGCTCGGCGCAAAGTGTTGGTCGTGTCAGCGTGCTATGCCGGCCACTGGCCCAATGAGCTCAAGGACAACGACACCCTGATACTGGCCTCCGCCCGCGAAGACCGCACGTCCTTTGGCTGTGGCGATGACTCGGAAATGACCTGGTTCACCAAGGCTTTGTACCAGAGCGTTGGCTTGTCATTCACTGATCCAGACGCCATGTTCAAACAGGTCAGTACGCAAATAAGAGCCTGGGAAGAAGAAATCGGGATGAAAAAAGAGAGCTGGTCCTATCCCCAATTTCACCTTGGTGATGATCTGCGGCAATGGCTGAAACAGACGTTTCCGCGTGAAGGCTAA